The following DNA comes from Nicotiana sylvestris chromosome 10, ASM39365v2, whole genome shotgun sequence.
GTTTACCTAGAGGATAGTAGCTAGCTAGGACTGAAGTTCTTGTAATTTATTTCCTGAACCTTATTCGAAAGCGATCTCGTACCCCCTTGGAGTTTACTGTTTCATCCCAATAAGGTTATGGGTTAAGAACTGTATAGACCAGGCAGTTACTATTTCGACAGTAAATCTTGGTTAGGCCAACCTAACTGGTGGTGCTCAGTTAAACCCGTTTAGGAAGAGTGGCCGTTGAAGAATTGGGAGGAGCACCGTGGTTTAAGGTTTACCTAGAGGATAGTAGCTAGCCAGGACTGCAGTTCTTGTAATTTATTTCCTGAACCTTATTCGGAAAGGGGGTACGAGATCGGTTCTGAATAAGGTTCAGGAAATAAATTACAAGAACTTCAGCCCTGGCTAGCTACTATTCTCTAGGTAAACCTTAAACCACGGTGCTCCTCCCAACCCTTCAACGGCCACTCTGCCTAAACGGGTTTAACTGAGAACCACCTGTTAGGTTAGCCTAACCAATGTTTACTGTCGAAATAGTAACTGCCTGGTCTATACAGTTCTTAACCCATAACCTTATCGGGGTGAAATAGTAAACTCCTAGCTACAAAAACATGCTAAGTAAATAACCTTCGAATACTAAGTCTAACACTTACCTGTTTAGCCTATCATTTAGACTAACAGTACTGCATATATTAAAGAGGGGGGGGGGAGAAGAATAGTACCCGAGACTACGTGATTTTGTGGCCAAACgaccttttgatttttttttcaaaactcaaAATATTACATAGGGTGGTTTTTTTTACAAGAGTAGTAGAGAGAGAAATTAGAAAGAGGTCAGAGCGTTGGCTAATGTTTGCCTCCTTATAAACTGAAATGATCCTTATATAATGGATCAACTAACAATCAAACAAAACTAAAACAGCAAGATGCCCGACAAAATAATTACAAGTAAGGCCGACAAGATAAAGAGAAATCCTACATAATTAAAACCGGACAAATTACTTTATAAAAGTAAATTCCCTTCAATAGTGGAGGGGCCCGTTACTTTATTAAAGTTGTCTTTATTACCccaataatttattttatagggCCTTCATGccttatcttttcctttatcgTTTTTTCTTGCAGAAGATTCTTCTGTTACTTCCTTCAATTTTGCAAGGAAGTCTTCTATTTCTTCCATATTAACTTTTGTGTTAGAAGTGCCTTGTGCTTCTCCTGCTACAGAGCCTTCTTCATCTGAAGTGTTGCTTAGGGAGGCCATAGATATATCATCTGCAATCCTTGCCTCAAAATTTCTAGCAAGATCTTTCTTTATTTCCTCGAAATATGAAGCGGGGATTTCTTTCTTGGATATAGCCCCTTTTTTCATTTGGAGCTTTCTGGTAACTTGTTGGAAGGGACTTATTTCACCTTCATCGATACTGGGTTTTTCTTGGTTAACATAGATTTCaattttgtctttgatttgttggATCAATTCTTCACCGAATAATTTTCGTTGTtgatttgtttgaatcaatttgGTCCAGAACTTGTTATAAACAATTCTTTGAAGGAAAGAAATTCCTTCACTAGTATAACCAGTTTCAACATCCCATTTCATTATCGAGGAAATAGAGAATTCTATAAAAAGAAATACATGGCAGCTATACCATCGTAAAAGATATTATCTTTTCGTAAGAAAATAATCTTGGGAGATATGTCTACCTATTGAGTATATACACTCTTAAATAAAGGAAGAAGTATTTCTAATGATGGACCATATGATTTCCACCATTTGAAGAACCAATTAGGAATCTGTTGACTGTTCATATTAGAGAAGAGTTTAATGAACCATGAGTGTCTCCTATTAGGATTCTCATAGAgaaaagttttattaaaactttcCACATAGTCCCAATAATTAAATTTAACAGAGAGCTTTTGGTCAGGATGCATGTATTCTCGATCCTTAAGGGTACTAATACCCCATTCATCCGAAGGTATTaccttcttaataataattttcgAAAAACTATAAATTTTCTTGGTGTTTGCaggataaaagtgctgaatttCAACGGATCCCGTTGTTGAGAGTATAATCTCATAGTGCATCCTGTATTTACAAGCAGGAGTAGCGTATGACGCTGTATCAAAATACCCGGCCATTAATCGCCAACGGTTATCCttccatttaaggtcggattgttccaaaagaattattaactctTTTGTATCCTTtcggttataaacctcaaggttcTCACTACTATCCTCTGATATGACTGAGGAGTAGGTTGGTACATTAGATGATATACCTTCATCTTTTCTGTATTGTATAAAATCCATGAAATCCTTGTATATAGGGTGATCGGTATTACCTCTTGCTATATTAGCGGCTATTAGCCTTTGATTTCCAATTTGGGCGAGAATATTATTCCCTCTACTATCGGTAGATGCCCTTCCTCTTCCTCGACCCTGAGGAGGTCTGTATATAGGCCTCATAATCTGTAAAGCCAAAGATAAAACTATTAGTTCAAATATTCTCTAGTGAGAAAATCAGGAAGGGTATTATGAGAcccttttttatatattatttcaaaatcaaaaggagCTAATAATGCTTGCCACCTTGCAAACATTTGCTTGGAAACATCATGTTTAAAATCTTTATCAAAGATAAACTTTGCAGCTTGACAATCAGTTTTAATCAAAAATTTCTGATTGTATAAATCAGTTTGGAATTTCATAACACATTTAACAATAACAAGAATTTCTTTAGCTACGGTTGCATAATTCTTCTGGGATTCATTCCATTTTCCTGAATAAAATTGAACAAGGTATTCTTGTTTATCTATTGGAGAACATTGTTTCAATATTCCACCATAACCAATATCAGAGGCATCGGTTTCCACAACCTTTGCCCAAGTGGGATTTGCGAGAGTCAAACAGGGAAGGTTATTAATCTTTTGTTTTATTCTCTTGACTGATTCAGTATGACTGTCAGTCCAAGcctttgggtttttcttcaatcTATCATAAAGAAGAGCAGTATTCTTAGCAGGATTCTATATAAAAGGAGAAATATAATTCAAGCTTCCTAGAAATTATTGAAGTTGGGTCTTATCAGTAATAATATCAGGGAATTTAGAGGCAAATTCAATACTTCTATTAATGGGAATAATTCTACCCTTTTAAATATTATGACCCAAAAATCTAACAGTGTTTtggaaaattatcattttggtttGGATATGACTAAAccattttgaataataatttttttaaacaaaTCTAGATGTTTAAAATGATActcaatattttttgaaaatactaaGATATCATCAGTGTAAACAATTATGAAATCCGTATAAGGAagaaaaatatcattcataattttttgaaattcagaaggtgCACTTTTCAATCCAAAGGGCATCACATTCCATTTACACTGACCCATTGGAACATTGAAAGCAGTTTTATACCTATCCGATTCAAATatctgaatttgccaataacctgattttaaatcaaattttgagaATATGATGGCATCATGAAGTCTGTCCAATAAATCCTTTTTATTAGGGATAGGGTATCTGATCCATTTTAATACCTTATTAAGGGGCTTGTAGTTAATAACTAATCTAGAAACTCTTCGTTCCTGTTCCGCATGCTTATTAATATAAAAAGCAGTACAAGATCATTTGGACTTCGAGAGTCTAATCAAACTCTTCTGCTGCAAGgaatcaatttttttttgcaTAACTCTAAATAATCAGAGTTCATCTGACAAGGTCGAGCCTGGGTTGGGATATTATCCTCAGAAACAGAAAagttatttttaataaaattaattttttctacAAATTTAGGTTTTTTTAAATCCTGTTCAATAGTAATGTAACAAatctcatttttcaaaaattaaatttgattgACTTTTAAAGAAATTTTATCAGAAATAATTTCATTTAGAAATCTTTGGATTGGTTGAGTTATAAACTCAAAAGTAATATTACTACTATTATAAATGCCAGTAAAAGTTTTTGTATCCCAATGTAAAAAAGGCATCAATTTGTGAAAAATTGGGACACCTAGTATTACATCAGGGTCAATATCTTTTACCAAAACAAAACTTTCTGGTATACAAATATTTTATTAGCAAATAAAAGCTTTAGGTAATTTATATGAAATACCCATTGGACCACCGCTAACATTCTTTAAATGGTGAGTAGTTTTATGAAAATATCTGGAGGGTATTACTCCTTCTTTTACACAACTCAAGtctgctccactatcaaataaagcaacaaactcttttttgaaaTTGTAATCGATCAAAAgtgttatttttattaaaaacttttgagaGGTAAAATATTGAATTTTTTGCAAAAATTCATCTTCAGAAAAATCCATGGTTGCCAGTAAAGTATTGGTAGTAGCTTCTTCTGAAGAATTTGCTACAGCATTTGTTTCAGTAATCTTGATACTGAGGTTTTTGTCAGAATTCTCTAATTTGAGAACTCTTTCATTTAAGGCTACATTTGAAGCCTTTAATTCCGATATTTTTTTCTTGAGATGATTTATCTCAGTACTTAAATCTTGGGCAGTAGCCATCTTTTCAGGTTGAGACTTATTTTTCACCATCTTTCTAATTTCAGACATAGTGTAAGGTCCTTTTTGATATGAAACTTCAATTTCTTCCACCTCTGTCCCTATCTCAGAACTCGTAGGAAGTTTATCAATAATTTGGGATCTCAATTTAGGGTCCTTAATAACCCTTAATAATTCCCACATGTTGTCATTGGTCAAGACGCTGATATTCAAGTCTGTGAACTGGGAATAAATATTATAGAGATCATTATCAGTGTTACAACACTGTTTTGAGCATTGTCCTCTATCAGAGAATTCGTGATCATTATTAGAAGATGAAATATAATTCTTTTTCTGAAGGACTCGTAAGTCTTCACTTGTAGATGAATGATCTTCATCTGTGTCAGATATTTCTGGTGAAGAGTTCAAAAGAATCTTATATAACGATTCTTTGATACTATCATCTAAATCAAGGTCTTTGATTTTGTCTTTGACCTTGCAATCTTTTGTATAATGGTCTATACTTCCATATTTGTAGTAGGCCTGAGGGTTTTTTGATTTGATATAACCCTTTTTGGCTTTATGAAAAGCCTTTCTTTTCTGGGTTCGTTCATAACATTTCAAACGTTTTTTAGGCGAACCATTTTTCTTCTTGAAATCCTTTTTCTTATGGGATTTCTTTCTATTAGAAAGTATGTCAATGGCGAATTGTTCACAGAATTCGTCTAATTGATGTCTTTCAGTGAGACGATGTTTCTTAATTTACTGGTTTAGCTTAATCTCATTGCACAGAGCTAAACCTTCATGAGTGCAAACACTAAAGAGTTTACCATATGAGTAAGTATCATAATTGATACTCATTCCTGTGCCTCTAAGGACCTTTCGaatcctttcagcaaataagggagGGAGTCCATCTATGAATTTAGACTTCCAATGAGTACTATTACTCTCTGGTAATTCCATCACTCTCgataagaaaatatatttataccATCTAAAAGATGTGAGAGTTTTACACCTCAGATTCTGGAGCATCATTCTAATGGTATCACTATTATCAGACCATCTACCAGAAAAATGCTCGATGATATTCATGACTAAAGAATAGACTGAATTTTGGGCAGTCTTATCTTCTTCAGCCTTGGTCGCACTTATTATTTGAAAGCGTTGGTCATGAGTgagataattatcccaccagccttTTAGCTGACCAGTAAATCCGGCAATAATCATTTCTGCAATTGCCCTATCTGTATTTTTATTTACTTTACAGATAGTACtatacataagcattctatgtactgtTGTATAGATTTATCTTTCAGCAGGACCATCTATATTCCACTCATAGATATCTGACCCACTATAACCTTGGTGGTAGTGGTCATTGTCCTGTTCTTCTATTAGAACATCTTGAGGGGTTGGTCTAGGATAATAGAACATCTTTTAGTATGGTTTACGAGCATATTTTTTTAGAGATTTTATTAATCTCATCGCCTACCTTCAGGTTGCAAGTAGACGCATGTTCTAAACTTAGAGGATTAGCTCTAAATTCACCTAGCTTCCTAACAAGAAGTTCTTCGATATTATCAAGGCTTATGTCATCCAGACTCTTTAATTTAAGGTTTCTTACCTGAGGAGGTGGTTGGATACTTGTGGTAGCGATTTTCTCTTTACCTTTAGTATCCTTCTGTTGAATTTTTTGGACTTCAGCTATCAGCTTGtccaatttctcatgaatcttaatAACATGTTCGCCCAGAATACTCACATACATATTAGTATAGTTGTTCTGAGTGAGCATGGTGTTCAAATTTTTGGTTGTTATCGCAGCAACatcattttcaaatatttttgaaaaagccgtacaataaataattttatcttttttccCTATGTCAAAAGATTGTTGGGGTGGAAAAATAGAATTAACAATATTTTCATTTGTGAGCGTATAATCTCTTTCTAACACATAAATATAGTTATAAACATGCTTAgatataaaccaaggaacaaaagcaataatCTTTTTTATTTCTTGCTAATATCCTTATAAAAATCATGTCTAAAAAATTGTATCAATTCACTAGTCATGTTTTCATGAAACCATTTTCTGAAAACAGCCCATCTAGGTTttagaaattcttctaaaattatttttcttgctGGTGAACACGGACTAAAATCTATTTAGTTTTCAACCATTATTAACACCATTTGGAAAGTTCATTTCGGATGCAGTAGGTTCAAGATCTGTATTAATCTTGACGATATTATCACTACTGATGCTGATGTCATTAATTCTATTACTTTCTCTAATTTGAGATGTGGATGCTCTAGATGAAAAATCTACCACATAATCAACTGGAGAAATATATGAAGAATTTGATCTAGTTAATCTAGATGATAAACTGATATTATCAGTTTTTATGGGTTCATTGAACCTGATTTTAACAGTGCCATCTGAGGTTTGTTCTATTTTTGTAACCTCAGTATTACAAGTGTTTCGAGGGGCAACTGCTTCCTCTATGACCCATTCCTTTGGGAAATCAATTTCATCCCATTTGATAGGCCTTCTGGTGGTTACTTTGGATTTATCAAAGTTGGTTTCTATaagaattttttcatttttgaaatccATAATTTTACACATAGGATTCAAAGTACATATAGGCTTAATACAAGTCGCCTTTAAGCTACTTACTTTAAGAGGCTTACCTGAAAGCTTTATAGTAGCTCTCAGAGATGGCAGAAATTAGAATTGGAAAAAGTCTCTTATAGGGACTGTGCAAACCAGTTTGGCCTATGGCCCTCTTTATTTTAATGCTTATCCCAATTTACAATTTTCTCTTAATAATGAGAATTCTTTAAATGCTTTAATACTTAGCGTTAAACTAAatcgtcaaatatagaataaagttaccatatactattgacattttttagcttgccacttgactTAATCATAATGTCAATCATATATGGTAACTtgcttgctttaatatatatatatatatatatatatatatgtatgtatatatgtatatgtatgtatatatgtatttgtatttaactaaggCAGAATAACCTAAATGGCACCTATACTTGTGACACTTTGTCATGCCGGTCCTCCTACTTTACTTTTTTTCATCCAGACACTTTAACTTgttcaaaattaatattttaaaccCCTCTGACCGTTGACCAAGCACGTGTGACAAAATAATGGTTGAGCTGGACAAAGTGGGTGTAATTCACGCAGATAAGGAGCATGAATATGAATATTTTGAACtagaaataattaaaataaaaagaaaaaaatcattaaactaagaataaaaaataaataagaaaaaaagaagaaaaagggatATTATATTCCTCCCTCTTCGTTCCCCCCTCCCTCCTGTGAGATTCTTCTTCTTCCCCGCTCCCGTCCCTCCCCCCTCCCACCACACACACCACCCCCCTTTTCGTCTCTCCCCCTGTACGCTAACAATAGGCTTGCTAATTGAATTAGCTTTCCGGGAGAGTTTCTCCACAAGTTCCTGCTGCCTTCTTGCCATATCAAGCTCCCCATTGGCTTTGAAATCCACGTCAATGGAAAACTTAAGAGAAAGGTCTTCAACCTCTCTTAGTGATTCACTCATAGGTTCTTCAAGAGTTGGCTTCATGACCTTAAGACGATTGGCAGGGTGGCGATTTCTGTAGTGTTGAACATAGGAGAGGTAATTTCGGTAGTGCTTTAGCCATGAGAAACGGTGGATATTCTTTGGGCCATTTTTACGACACTCCAGCCATATGTTTTTGTCAGCAACAAGCTTTAGAAAATCCCTTACTACAAGTGGCCATTGCTGCTATCAAATACTAATTTTGTTCTATTTTCATTTAATTTTGACATTTCCTATGAAGAAGAAATATGTGAATTTATTTTAGGGGAGAGAGATGAGATGGAgacattgattttctttttctttaagaaAATAATATATAATAAATACTTTTAGtagataaaatataaaaaatgacgTGAAATATGATGTGTCATCAACGTCAAGCAAGTGAGAGACACACACGGTCAGAGGagtttaaaatattaattttgaacAAGTTAAAGTGTCTGGATGAAAAAAAGTAAAATAGGAGGACCGTCATGATAAAGTGGCACAAGTACAGGTGCCATTTAGGTCATTCTGCCTTTAACTAAAATAgttaaatatagaataaagttaccatatactattaatatttattagcttgccacttggcttaatcatAATGTCAATCATATATGGTAACTtgcttgctttaatatatatatatatatatatatatatatatatatatatatatatatatatcagttgCAAGTACTAGACATTCTTCTTTGACTAACCCACCATCGatgaaactatttctttgatacGCTAACCAAAGTACAAGATTTGAAATTAAAAACAATTCCTAATTTGGAATGGCGTTAAATTATATAATGTGGTGATCAGAAGTACTCTAAACTAAAAACACATTCTTCTATACAAGATGGCAAAGACTTTGATGACTCTATTTTTGGTAGTCGCCTTCTTTATCATATCACAAGGTCAGTCTCAATCTTTTTCAATCACTcaatctcacacacacacacatagttGTTTTAGCATGAGAAGCACCTTTTAGTTGTCACATATCCTTGATTTATGTACCTAGATCCtccaaaaatttatatatatgctATACGCTAACGAGTTTTGTGATCTTTAGATGTGGTGACAGCACAATGTCAGTGTAAAGGAGATTGTAATATTACATGTGAATCTGGTCTTCCAACTTGTGTTGATGGGTTTTGTGTATGTTTAGCTCTCGAGACATATTCCACCATTCATAAAGGTCTCTCTTTCCTTCCCTCGTGCTCACCCTATCTCTTTGTCTCTTAAATCTTTCTCATATTCAGTCACTTATGGACATAATACAGTTATAACATTAGCATAGTTGGATGAATCCGCCAGCTTTTAATTTGGTTATTTATGTAACTATGTCGTCCAAAAAACTATGTCTATACTAGATGCTAACGAGTTTTGTAACTTTCAGATGTGGTGAAAGCAGGAGAGTGTGATTGTCAAAAAAAAGCAGATTGTCGTCAGCCATGTGAATCTGGGCTTCCAACATGTGTTGATGGGTTTTGTGTTTGTTTAGCTCTCAAAACGGATTCCACCAATCATAAAGGTTAAGGTGGCGGTTTTGGTGGCAAGTATTAACCTTGCCAGATTTCTCGTAGTTATTAAAAATAA
Coding sequences within:
- the LOC104224222 gene encoding putative defensin-like protein 298 is translated as MAKTLMTLFLVVAFFIISQDVVTAQCQCKGDCNITCESGLPTCVDGFCVCLALETYSTIHKDVVKAGECDCQKKADCRQPCESGLPTCVDGFCVCLALKTDSTNHKG